The sequence GAATCATTCGCGATGCAAAGGTCCTCCTGAATCAAACGACCTAGGTCGGAGCTGGGAGTCCTACCGTGAGCTTATTCAGACTCCCATGCTTGATCAGCACCGGTTTGATGTACTGCTTCTTTTCTTTCACCTTCTTCAACGGTCCATTCATCAGTTGATCCAATCTCCAATTGATAGGTTCTCGTCGTGATCTTACCTTGAACGAATCAAATCATTTAAAAATAGCATAACATGAAATCAATTAAGTAGTGCTCTCATACGTAGCGCTCTCAAGGTGAGCCTGTCCTCGAGCTTTAAATCAAGGCCGAAACTGAGCGTCCGGGTCGGGGGAATTCCAATCTCCCAGCAACATGGCCTGCGTCCTTCGAGCGGCCGCCTATCGTTAGCGACGTCGAAAAAGTCGCGCGGGGATCGTCCTCGAACGGGGGGCCTCGGAACCCGGCGCCTCAGGAGCCGTCGGCGTATAACGTGTGGTAGAGCAACTCGACCATATCCACGATACGGGGACCGGTCCTGCAGGTCAGGTTGCAGTCGAACATGAATACCCGATTCGTGGCGACGGCTTTGAATTGCTTCCATCGAGGGTGTTCCTTCAGCCTGGGTATGAATCGGCGGTCGTAGCCGCAGAAGAATACCACATCCGGATCCCATTCGAGGAACCGAGACATGGAAACCCGGGGGTAAGCCTCCGAAATCCCGCTGGTGACAGTGCGCCCGCCCGCCCGGAGGATCACGTCGTACTGAAAGGAGTGCGGGCCCGCCACGAGCAGCTCCTCCCCCTTCCACTCCAGAACGCGCGAAACAGTGAGGCGTTCCGTCCATGGCAAGCGGCCGACCGCCGCATCCACCCGTTCGAGGCGTTGCCTCAGGCCGGCCAACAGCCGTTCGGCCTCGTCCGTCGCATGGAATAGTTTCCCGAACGTTCGTATGGCTTCGAGCGCTTCATTCACGGAAGTAGGCATCGTCAGTATTACTTCCACACCGGGAACGGTCTGCTCCAACACCGGTTTCAGCCGTTGGTGAACGGATTCAAGGCCCAGGATCAGGTCGGGCCCCAGAGCGCGGATTCGCTCCGGATCCGGATCGAACCAGGAAGTCACGTGAGGCTTCGCGGAAGCTTCCACGGGATAGTCACACGTATCGGTCACGCCGATCACCCGATCTCCGAGTCCCAGGGCGAACAACGTTTCCGTGATGGACGGCGTCAGAGACACGATACGTCGATAGGTTTGACGGCGATGTTGCATAATTTCATCTTTCGGGTTCGGGATGTGTGGCCGGCGCCCGCGGTATATTCTCAAGCGCTTCCAGTCGTATGCGGCCGATATACACGCGTTGCCCCCGCTCATACAAACACTTTTTGCTCCGCTGGATCACCCGCATCGAGTAAGAACACGAGATATCCTGGCCTCGACGCTTCAAAGAACAGGAAAAGGCTTTCGCATGGAGCCCATGCCGTTCGGTCCCCGGTCCGGAGCCGGCCGGCCGTGCCCCATGGCTGCATCGAAGAGGGGCTTGGAGCAGCCCTGAATAATCCGGTTTGCATCCTGCCGCGGACGGCTTGCTCGGCCGGTTGCCGCCCCGGAACTTGGAATTATTTTGAATATTTATACATTATATACTATAATAAGGTATTTTGTAGTGGACGCGGCGATGAAGAGGGAACGTTTTTTCAAGACCCCTGTTAAAGAACTGTTTAGCGGAAAGGAGCGAAAGCAATGAAGAAGGGGATTCTGTTTTCGGTTCTGCTGGTGATCGT comes from Deltaproteobacteria bacterium and encodes:
- a CDS encoding ABC transporter substrate-binding protein, whose translation is MQHRRQTYRRIVSLTPSITETLFALGLGDRVIGVTDTCDYPVEASAKPHVTSWFDPDPERIRALGPDLILGLESVHQRLKPVLEQTVPGVEVILTMPTSVNEALEAIRTFGKLFHATDEAERLLAGLRQRLERVDAAVGRLPWTERLTVSRVLEWKGEELLVAGPHSFQYDVILRAGGRTVTSGISEAYPRVSMSRFLEWDPDVVFFCGYDRRFIPRLKEHPRWKQFKAVATNRVFMFDCNLTCRTGPRIVDMVELLYHTLYADGS